AGGGCGCCCGGGTGACCAGCGTGTACGCGGCGTGCGCGTCCGGGGCGCAGGCGGTCGCCGTCGCCCGTGCGCAGATCCTCGCCGGGCTCGCGGAAGTGGTGCTCGTCGTGGGCGCGGACTCGGCGCCCAAGGGGTTCTTCCGGCCGGCGGGCGGGGACCGGGCCGATGACCCGGACTGGCTTCGGTTCCGGGTCCTGGGGGCGACGAACCCGACGTACTTCGGGCTGTACGCGCGGCGGCGGATGGCACTGCACGGCGACACCCTGGAGGACTTCGCGCAGGTCAAGGTGAAGAACGCCGCTCTGGGCGCGCTCAACCCGAACGCGCGCTACCGCAAGCGGGTCACCGCCGACGAGGTCGCCGCGTCCGCGGTGGTCGCCGATCCGCTTCGGCTGCTCGACATCTGCGCCACCTCCGACGGCGGCGCCGCGCTGGTGCTGACCGGCATGGAGTTCGCGCGTCGGCACGGGGTGGCGGAGCCGGTGCGGATCCGGGCGGTGTCCACGGTGACGCCGCGGTACCCCACCGCCGTGCTGGACCTGCCTGACATCGCCACGGACTCGGCGGTGGCGGTGGAGCCGGCGGACGGCACGTTCCGGTCCTCGATCGCGCAGGCGGCCTACACGGAGGCGGGCATCGGTCCCGAGGACCTCTCCCTGGCCGAGGTCTACGACCTGTCCACGGCCCTGGAGCTGCAGTGGTACGAGGATCTGGGGCTGTGCGGCGAGGGCGAGGCGGCGAAGCTGCTGCGGGAGGGCGCGACGGCTCCGGGCGGGCGCATACCCGTCAACACCAGCGGCGGCCTCGCCTCCTTCGGAGAGGCCGTGCCCGCGCAGGCCATCGCCCAGGTGTGCGAGCTGACTTGGCAGCTGCGAGGCGACGCCGGTGATCGGCAGATCGCCGGAGCACGCGTGGGCATCACGGCCAACCAGGGCCTGTTCGGGCACGGTTCGTCGGTGATCGCGGTGCGGTGAGGCAACGTTCGTTGTCGTTGCCCACCTTGACGCCCACAGGACGCCGGAGAACACTTCCGGTGTCAGTCGGCCTCGCCGCACATTCTCGGCGTATGCAGACAATGCGCCGTGACGGGAACGCACCCCGCAAGGTCGGCCGGGGCCGGATCGCCCGGGGCGAGGGCCCAGGAGCCACCATGAGCAATGGGGACGACTTTGTCGGCGAGATCATCGGTACAGCGATTCTCATCCTCTTCGGCACCGGCGTGGTCGGCGCACGCCATGTTCCAGGACTCCGGGGTGAGCATCACGACCCTGAAGGTGGACGGCGGCATGACCAAGAACAACCTGCTGATGCAGCACCAGGCGGACGTCCTCGGG
This genomic interval from Streptomyces sp. B21-083 contains the following:
- a CDS encoding lipid-transfer protein; translation: MTGEVAVLGVGMHPWGKWGRGFTEYGSAAARAALADAGVDWRDVDSVVGADTVRGGYPGYVAGATFAKALGWQGARVTSVYAACASGAQAVAVARAQILAGLAEVVLVVGADSAPKGFFRPAGGDRADDPDWLRFRVLGATNPTYFGLYARRRMALHGDTLEDFAQVKVKNAALGALNPNARYRKRVTADEVAASAVVADPLRLLDICATSDGGAALVLTGMEFARRHGVAEPVRIRAVSTVTPRYPTAVLDLPDIATDSAVAVEPADGTFRSSIAQAAYTEAGIGPEDLSLAEVYDLSTALELQWYEDLGLCGEGEAAKLLREGATAPGGRIPVNTSGGLASFGEAVPAQAIAQVCELTWQLRGDAGDRQIAGARVGITANQGLFGHGSSVIAVR